In Glandiceps talaboti chromosome 6, keGlaTala1.1, whole genome shotgun sequence, one DNA window encodes the following:
- the LOC144436811 gene encoding E3 ubiquitin-protein ligase TRIM33-like, whose product MASKELKSVEIDENDLTCGICSERYKNAKILPCLHTFCQTCLGRLVKEGKLACPLCRRQHDVPDGDATKLPDDSLVQNLLRQAEKPLESQCGGCDKHGSTTQYCYECAMELCESCVSIQHAKFPATRSHQVIPCNEYRRLQSTDPVSVQPPTYCSKHSENRLKLYCDTCDKVICPECTVTDHPQSKHNYRYLTDVATEVKTKLSGMINSLTTQYDEITESETAVRNMTVSLGQRFEEEGEKINEHAEKIIKDINFMRIKFLTELKNERESRETNLQAQLKEIECLQSDLTHSRGFTERLVNNGSPHQVMSMRTGVTSQIDKLLTCKTKLDPVESDYIEFVPSNFTEEKSLGQLKMKRKYTEWSQCVKNLSVPSKKSESGKLIDGDPNTYWMSSDTSFPRRIHLEMHQDVLVDKLCMSVSQQDGMCKPTQVVVSVGDSISALTDPQTIDIEDNESMVTLLQNLTQYHRFIEIAISRCRVDGFYCRVRGIHISGLGK is encoded by the exons ATGGCTAGCAAGGAGTTGAAATCTGTTGAAATCGACGAGAATGATTTGACATGTGGAATCTGCTCCGAGAGATACAAGAATGCTAAGATTCTACCATGCCTTCACACGTTTTGTCAAACATGTCTTGGTCGGCTAGTAAAGGAAGGGAAGCTAGCTTGTCCGCTTTGTCGAAGACAACATGACGTACCAGATGGTGACGCTACCAAACTACCAGACGACTCATTGGTTCAGAATTTACTTAGACAAGCTGAGAAGCCACTGGAGTCCCAATGTGGTGGATGTGACAAACACGGAAGTACAACGCAATATTGTTATGAATGTGCTATGGAGCTATGTGAGAGCTGTGTAAGCATACAGCATGCAAAGTTCCCCGCCACTCGCTCACATCAGGTGATCCCATGTAATGAGTATCGCCGACTGCAATCCACTGACCCTGTTTCAGTTCAGCCGCCGACCTACTGCAGCAAACACAGTGAAAACCGGTTGAAATTGTATTGTGATACATGCGACAAGGTTATTTGCCCAGAATGTACGGTTACTGACCATCCACAGAGTAAACACAACTATAGATACCTGACAGATGTTGCTACGGAAGTCAAAACCAAACTATCTGGGATGATCAACAGTCTGACGACCCAATATGACGAGATCACCGAAAGTGAAACCGCCGTTCGAAATATGACAGTTTCTTTGGGTCAGCGCTTTGAAGAAGAAGGGGAGAAAATCAATGAACACGCAGAAAAGATTATTAAAGACATCAACTTTATGAGGATCAAATTTTTAACCGAACTAAAGAATGAACGGGAAAGTCGTGAAACTAATCTACAAGCACAATTAAAAGAGATCGAATGTCTACAAAGTGATCTTACACATTCACGAGGATTTACAGAGAGACTTGTAAACAATGGGTCTCCTCACCAAGTGATGTCAATGAGGACAGGAGTGACGTCACAGATAGACAAGTTACTGACTTGTAAAACCAAACTTGATCCGGTGGAGAGCGACTACATCGAATTTGTTCCTTCCAACTTCACCGAAGAGAAGAGCCTGGGTCagttaaaaatgaaaagaaagtacACAG AATGGAGTCAGTGTGTCAAGAACCTGTCAGTACCATCCAAAAAGAGTGAGTCGGGTAAACTGATTGATGGCGACCCAAATACATACTGGATGTCATCGGATACGTCATTTCCT CGCCGGATTCACTTGGAAATGCATCAAGACGTACTAGTTGATAAACTGTGTATGTCAGTGTCACAACAAGATGGAATGTGCAAACCAACCCAAGTAGTTGTGTCTGTAGGAGATAGTATATCTGCATTGACAGATCCCCAAACCATCGATATTGAAGACAATGAATCGATGGTTACGTTACTTCAAAACCTAACACAG TATCACCGGTTTATTGAGATAGCTATCAGTCGATGTAGAGTTGATGGTTTTTACTGTAGAGTGCGTGGTATCCATATCTCAGGATTGGGGAAGTAG